The Gordonia mangrovi genome includes the window TCGCTGATCCGGTCGACGAACATCCGGTAACCCTTGTCGGTGGGCACCCGGCCGGAACTCGTGTGCGGTTGGGCGATATAGCCCTCGGCCTCCAGCACCGCCATGTCGTTGCGCACCGTGGCGCTGGACACCCCGAGCTGATGACGCTCCACCAGTGCCTTGGAACCGATGGGCTCCTGGGTGGAGACGAAATCGGTCACGATCGCACGCAAGATCTCGAACCTGCGATCGTCCGTGGTCGACATCCGACAACACCTCCCGAACGTGCACTCTGCCATACAGTAGGTGACGTCCATCTTACGAACCGTTGCGTGTACAGCGTCGGATGCGCCGTCGTCGTGCCGGGCCGCCACGCACGCCGGACCAGAAAGTGCTCGATGATCTTCAAGGGGGTACGGGAGGGAAGGCCCTATCCCGACCACGGGATGTCGGCGAGTGGGTGGGCCAAGATCCCGCCACGGCAGTTCCGGCTCGACGAACTCACCACGGTCACCAAGGTCCTCGCGCTCGATCGTTTGCTGAGCGAGGACTCGACCTTCTACGGCGACCTCTTCTCTCATGTCGTGCGATGGCGAGGCGATCTCTATCTCGAGGACGGGCTGCATCGCGCCGTTCGCTCCGCACTGCGCAACCGGCACATCATCCACGCACGGATGCTCGACCTCGACGCCATCGACCTCGACACCGACGCGGACTCGGTGGCCAACCGACTCGACACCGAACGCCTACCGCCTCCGGGCCGGGCGCCGGTGCCCGGTGGCGCCCATCGCAAGGCCACCCGCAGCACCGGCTGGACCCTGCCATCCACGACGCCGCCGCAGTGGTGAGCCACCGTCACCCGGCGTACAGGATCTCGCGCACCACCCGATCGGCGAGCAGTCGCCCGGCGTCGGTGAGCACGAGCCGCGCGTCCACCGATCCGACGAATTCGAGTAGGCCGTCGTCGACGAAGCCGGCGGCACGCGGGAACTCCTCGGCCGTGAGTCGATCCACCGGCAGACCGTCCCGGCATCGCGCGGTCAGCATCACCGACTCGACGTGACGATCCTCGTCGGTCAGGACCTCGTGGCCACCGACGGGCAGTCTTCCGCCGTCGAGGACATCGGCGTACCGGGCCGGATGCTTCTGGTTCGACCACCGCACGCCGTTGACGTGAGAATGCGCGCCCGGACCGATACCCCACCAGTCGTGGCTGTACCAGTAGGCGAGGTTGTGGCGGCACCGCCCGGCGTCAGTGCGGGACCAGTTGGACACCTCGTACCAGTCGAAACCGCCGGCGCGCAGTCGGTTGTCCAGGATCTGAAAACGGTCGGCGAGCACGTCGTCGTCGGGCGCCGGCAGCTCGCCACTGCGAATCCGTCGGGCCAGCGCGGTCCCGTCCTCCACGATGAGTGCGTACGCGGAGACGTGGTCGACGTCGGTCGAGAGCACGGCGTCGACACTCGCGTGTAGATCCGCGTCGGTCTCGCCCGGGGTCCCGTAGATGAGATCGAGGTTGACGTGTTCGAATCCGGCGGCGGTCGCCTCTCGTGCGGCGGCCACCGCCCGGCCCGGCGTGTGTGTCCGGTCCAAGGTCGCCAAAACGTGCGGCGCGGCCGACTGCATGCCGAGTGAGATTCGGGTGAAGCCGGCCGAGAGCAGTCCGTCAAAAAACTCCGGAGAGGTCGATTCCGGGTTCGATTCGGTCGTGACCTCGGCATCGTCGGTGAGCGCGAAGCGCGACCGCACCGCGTCGAGCAGCCTGCACAAGCCGTCGGACCCGAGCAGCGACGGCGTGCCGCCACCGACGAAGATCGTCGACACCGGTCGCACGGGGTTGAGCAGTCGCGCCGCGGCATCCAGTTCCCGCTCCACCGCGTGCCGCCACGACTCCGGCGACGAGGAAGTGCCCAGCTCCCCCGCCGTGTAGGTGTTGAAATCGCAGTATCCGCAGCGCGTGGCACAGAACGGCACATGCAGATAGAGGCCGAGAGGCGCCGCTGGGTCGATGGCGGCACACGCGACTTCGACGGCGCTGTCGACTGCCTGCTCGCCTTCGACCTTCATGGGTCCATCATGCGCTCTCGACCTGATGGCATGACCGCCACCTCGACCGTTCCGATGCCGATTCACGCGGGAAACGGGTATTTGCCTCATCGTGAGGAAAAATAACCCCAAGTAGACGCGGCAAGGGTGATCGTGGCACTATGTACGACGTGACTTCCCCAGGGGTGTGGCTCGCCGCGCGACGCCACATTGATTTCAAGCGCGTCTGCAGCGCATTCTGTCGTCCCTAGACGACGTGCTCCCCTGTCGTCGGCAGACGACGATTCGGCCCTGAGAAGTCCCCCGCTCGCCGCGGGATGCCGGCACGTTTCCAGCCCACCTTTCGTGAACGCTGGCGTGTGCGTGCGTCAGCTCAGGAGACTCCATGACGTCCACCACCGACGATCTATCCGTGACCTCGACCGATGCGGCTGCGAAGCCGTCGCCGGCCGCGGACCGCCCCGCCCGCAAGAAGCGTCCGACCAAGCGCCGCGCCGAAGGCCAGTGGAAACTCGGCTACCGCGAGCCGCTGAACCCCAACGAGCAGGTCAAGAAGGACGACAACCCACTCAACGTCCGGGCCCGTATCGAGAACATCTACGCCAAGCAGGGTTTCGACTCGATCGACAAGCAGGATCTGCGCGGCCGGATGCGTTGGTGGGGCCTCTACACCCAGCGCGCCGAAGGCTACGACGGCACCTGGACCGGTGACGAGAACATCGACATCCTCGAGGACAGCCACTTCATGATGCGGGTGCGCTGCGACGCCGGGGCACTCAACGTCGCCCAGCTGCGCACGCTCGGCGAGCTGTCCACCGAGTTCGCCCGCGACACCGCCGATCTGTCCGACCGCGAGAACGTCCAGTACCACTGGATCCGCATCGAGGACGTCCCCACGATCTGGGAGCGTCTCGAGAGCGTCGGGCTCTACACCACCGAGGCGTGCGGCGACTGCCCGCGCATCATCCTCGGGTCGCCTCTGGCCGGTGAAGCCGTCGACGAGGTCCTCGACCCCACCCCGGCCATCGACGAGATCGTCCGCCGCTACATCGGCGACCCGCAGTACTCGAACCTGCCGCGTAAGTTCAAGACCGCCATCTCGGGTCTGCAGGACGTCTCGCACGAGACCAACGACGTCGCGTTCATCGGCGTCAACCACCCCGAACACGGTCCGGGCCTCGACCTCTGGGTCGGCGGCGGGCTGTCCACGAACCCGATGCTGGCGCAGCGGGTGGGCGCCTGGATTCCACTCGACGAGGTGCCCGACGTGTGGGAGGGCGTGGTCGCCATCTTCCGCGACTACGGATACCGCCGTCTGCGCACCAAGGCGCGGCTGAAGTTCCTCATCAAGGACTGGGGCATCGAGAAGTTCCGTCAGGTCCTCGAAGACGAATACCTCGGCCGCAAGCTGATCGACGGTCCCGCGCCGGAGCCGCTGACCGCCCCGCGCGACCACGTCGGCGTGCAGAAGCTCAAGAACGGCCTCAACTCCGTCGGTTTCGCCGCGATGGCGGGACGCGTCTCCGGCACCATCCTGACCAAGGTGGCCGAGGCAGCCGAACGAGTCGGGTCCGACCGCATCCGCTTCACCCCGTACCAGAAGCTCGTGGTGCTCGACGTCGCCGACGACAAGGTCGACGAGCTCATCGCCGACCTCGCGAAACTCGGGTTGAGCGCACGCGCCTCGAACTGGCGTCGGAACCTGATGGCGTGCAGCGGTATCGAGTTCTGCAAGCTGTCGTTCACCGAGACCCGCAAGCGCTCGCAGCGGCTGGTCCCGGAGCTCGAGGAGCGTCTCGCCGACATCAACGCCGACCTCGACACCCCGATCACCGTGAACATCAACGGCTGCCCCAACTCGTGTGCCCGCTCGCAGGTCGCCGACATCGGCTTCAAGGGTCAGCTGGTCGAGGACGGCAACGGCGGACAGACCGAGGGGTTCCAGGTGCACCTGGGCGGAAGCCTCGGCCAGGACGCCGGATTCGGCCGCAAACTGCGGCAACACAAAGTGCTCTCCACCGAACTCGGCGACTACATCGACCGGGTTGTCCGCAAGTACGTGGAGCAGCGACACGACGGAGAACGGTTCGCCCAGTGGGCCGTTCGGGCTGAAGAGGAGGCACTGCGATGAGCACGTCCACCGACACGACAGCGACCGGCCGCCGGTTCAGCGAAGACGAACTGCGCGCGATCGCCGAGAAGGGCGCGGCCGATCTCGGCCCCGACGCCACCCCTGCCGACCTGTTGCGGTGGACCGCCGAGACCTTCGGTGACAACTTCGTCGTCGCATCCAACATGCAGGACGCAGCGCTGGTCGACCTGGCGAGCAAGAACATCGACGACGAGGCGCTGCACGGCAGCAAGCTCAAGGTGCTGTTCCTCGACACCGGCTACCACTTCGCCGAGACCATCGGCACCCGCGATGCGGTCGAGCAGGTGTACAACGACATGTCCCGTCGCTTCGCTCGCCCCGGTGTGGAGATGGTCAACCTGACCCCCGAACACACCGTCGCCGAGCAGGACGAACTGTTGGGCCGCAACCTGTTCGCCCGTGACCCCGGCGAATGCTGCCGGCTGCGCAAGGTGGTTCCGCTCAAGAACGGGCTCGCCGGCTACGACGCCTGGATCACCGGCATCCGGCGGGTGGAGGCACCCACCCGCGCCAACGCGCCGCTGATCTCCTTCGACGAGGGCTTCGGGCTGGTCAAGATCAACCCGATCGCCGCCTGGTCCGACGAGACCATGCAGGACTACATCGACTCCAACGGCGTGCTGGTCAACCCGCTCGTCGACGACGGCTACCCGTCGATCGGCTGCGCACCCTGCACCGCCAAACCCGAACCCGGATCCGATCCGCGCAGCGGCCGCTGGGCCGGTCGCGCCAAGACAGAATGTGGGCTGCACGCATCATGACCATCGCCGACACCTCCGCCTCCCCGATCGTCGACACGGCAGACGATTTCACCACCCTCGACGCGCTGGAATCCGAGGCGATCCACATCTTCCGTGAGGTCGCCGGCGAGTTCGAACGCCCGGTGATCCTGTTCTCCGGCGGCAAGGACTCGACCCTGCTGCTGCATGTGGCGCTCAAGGCCTTCTGGCCGGCCCCGCTGCCGTTCTCGCTGCTGCACGTGGACACCGGGCACAACCTGCCCGAGGTCCTCGAGTTCCGCGACCAGGTCGTGGACCGCTACAACCTGCGGCTGCACGTGGCCAAGGTCGAGGACTACCTCTCCGACGGCCGGCTCACCGAGCGTCCCGACGGTGTGCGCAACCCGCTGCAGACCATTCCGCTTCTCGACGCCATCACCGAGAACCGCTTCGACGCGGTGTTCGGCGGCGGCCGCCGCGACGAGGAACGCTCCCGCGCCAAGGAACGGATCTTCTCCCTGCGCAACGCCTTCGGCCAGTGGGACCCCAAACGGCAGCGTCCCGAACTGTGGAACCTGTACAACGGCCGCCACGCTCCCGGCGAACACGTCCGGGTATTCCCGCTGTCGAACTGGACCGAACTCGACGTGTGGCGCTACATCGCCCGCGAGCAGGTGATGCTCCCACCGATCTACTACGCGCACCAGCGTGATGTGTTCCAGCGCGACGGTATGTGGATGACGCCGGGACCGTGGGGAGGTCCCCGCGATGGCGAAGAACTACAACGACTCTCGGTGCGTTACCGCACCGTCGGCGACGGCTCGACCACCGGCGCGGTCCTGTCCGACGCCGCCGACAACGAGGCCGTCCTGGCCGAGGTCGCCGCTTCGCGGCTGACCGAACGTGGCGCCACCCGCGGCGACGACCGTGTCTCCGAGGCCGCCATGGAAGACCGCAAGCGCGAAGGATATTTCTGAGATGAAGCACGCTCCCGACCTTCTCCGCATCGCCACCGCGGGCAGCGTCGACGACGGCAAGTCGACCCTCGTCGGCCGACTGCTCTACGACACGAAATCGGTGCTGGCCGACCAGATCGATGCCGTCACCAAGGCGTCGGTGGACCGCGGTCTCGAAGGCCCCGACCTCTCGTTGCTCGTCGACGGTCTGCGTGCCGAACGCGAGCAGGGCATCACGATCGATGTGGCCTACCGCTACTTCGCCACGCCGGCACGGTCGTTCGTGCTCGCCGACACCCCCGGCCACGTGCAGTACACCCGCAACACCGTCTCCGGCGCGTCCACCGCCCAGCTGGTGATCCTGCTCGTCGACGCCCGCAACGGTGTCGTCGCGCAGACCCGCCGGCACGCCGCGGTGATGTCGCTGCTCGGTGTTCCGCGGCTGGTGCTGGCGGTCAACAAGATCGACCTCGTCGACAATCCGGACGAGGTGTACGGCCAGATATCGGCCGAGTTCGCCGATCTGACCCGCTCGCTGGGATGGTCGCCGGAGCAGGTCATCTCGATTCCGGTGTCCGCGCTGCACGGCGACAACGTCGCCACCCGCTCGGACAACACCCCGTACTACGACGGCCCCACCCTCATCGAGCATCTCGAGACGGTCCCGAATGTCACCGACATCAAGGACGTCGGGCTGCGTTTCCCCGTCCAGTACGTGATCCGTCCGCGTACGCCGGAGTTCCCCGACTACCGCGGCTACGCCGGTCAGATCGCGGCCGGCCGTGTCTCCGTCGGCGACGAGGTCGTCATCCTTCCCGCCGGCACCCGCAGCACCGTCCGTCAGATCGACACCGCGGACGGACAGCTGGCGACCGCCCATACCGGTCGCAGCGTGACCCTGCTGCTCGACGACGATGTCGACATCTCCCGAGGCGATGTGATCGCCGCGGCCGGGGATGCGCCGGAACCGTTGCAGCAGTTCGGTGCCACGGTCTGCTGGCTCGCCGAGAAGCCGCTGCGACCCGGTGCTCGCCTGCTGCTCAAGCACGGCACGCGCACCACCCAGGCGATCGTGGGCGGCATCGAGGTGCTCTTCGATGAGCAGCACCTGTCGCTCATCGACGCACCGGACACGGTGGAACTCAACCAGATCGGCCGCATCGCCATCCAGACCGCCGAACCGATTGCCGCCGACGACTATCAGGTCAACCGCGAATCGGGCAGCTTCCTGCTGATCGATCCGCAGGGCGGCAATACGCTCGGCGCGGGTCTCGTCGGTGACGCACTGGCGCATCTGCATCTGACCGAGACGCCCGAACTCGTCTGATCCGACCCTGCGAAGAAGCT containing:
- a CDS encoding type II toxin-antitoxin system VapB family antitoxin; protein product: MIFKGVREGRPYPDHGMSASGWAKIPPRQFRLDELTTVTKVLALDRLLSEDSTFYGDLFSHVVRWRGDLYLEDGLHRAVRSALRNRHIIHARMLDLDAIDLDTDADSVANRLDTERLPPPGRAPVPGGAHRKATRSTGWTLPSTTPPQW
- the hemW gene encoding radical SAM family heme chaperone HemW, encoding MKVEGEQAVDSAVEVACAAIDPAAPLGLYLHVPFCATRCGYCDFNTYTAGELGTSSSPESWRHAVERELDAAARLLNPVRPVSTIFVGGGTPSLLGSDGLCRLLDAVRSRFALTDDAEVTTESNPESTSPEFFDGLLSAGFTRISLGMQSAAPHVLATLDRTHTPGRAVAAAREATAAGFEHVNLDLIYGTPGETDADLHASVDAVLSTDVDHVSAYALIVEDGTALARRIRSGELPAPDDDVLADRFQILDNRLRAGGFDWYEVSNWSRTDAGRCRHNLAYWYSHDWWGIGPGAHSHVNGVRWSNQKHPARYADVLDGGRLPVGGHEVLTDEDRHVESVMLTARCRDGLPVDRLTAEEFPRAAGFVDDGLLEFVGSVDARLVLTDAGRLLADRVVREILYAG
- a CDS encoding nitrite/sulfite reductase — translated: MTSTTDDLSVTSTDAAAKPSPAADRPARKKRPTKRRAEGQWKLGYREPLNPNEQVKKDDNPLNVRARIENIYAKQGFDSIDKQDLRGRMRWWGLYTQRAEGYDGTWTGDENIDILEDSHFMMRVRCDAGALNVAQLRTLGELSTEFARDTADLSDRENVQYHWIRIEDVPTIWERLESVGLYTTEACGDCPRIILGSPLAGEAVDEVLDPTPAIDEIVRRYIGDPQYSNLPRKFKTAISGLQDVSHETNDVAFIGVNHPEHGPGLDLWVGGGLSTNPMLAQRVGAWIPLDEVPDVWEGVVAIFRDYGYRRLRTKARLKFLIKDWGIEKFRQVLEDEYLGRKLIDGPAPEPLTAPRDHVGVQKLKNGLNSVGFAAMAGRVSGTILTKVAEAAERVGSDRIRFTPYQKLVVLDVADDKVDELIADLAKLGLSARASNWRRNLMACSGIEFCKLSFTETRKRSQRLVPELEERLADINADLDTPITVNINGCPNSCARSQVADIGFKGQLVEDGNGGQTEGFQVHLGGSLGQDAGFGRKLRQHKVLSTELGDYIDRVVRKYVEQRHDGERFAQWAVRAEEEALR
- a CDS encoding phosphoadenylyl-sulfate reductase, giving the protein MSTSTDTTATGRRFSEDELRAIAEKGAADLGPDATPADLLRWTAETFGDNFVVASNMQDAALVDLASKNIDDEALHGSKLKVLFLDTGYHFAETIGTRDAVEQVYNDMSRRFARPGVEMVNLTPEHTVAEQDELLGRNLFARDPGECCRLRKVVPLKNGLAGYDAWITGIRRVEAPTRANAPLISFDEGFGLVKINPIAAWSDETMQDYIDSNGVLVNPLVDDGYPSIGCAPCTAKPEPGSDPRSGRWAGRAKTECGLHAS
- the cysD gene encoding sulfate adenylyltransferase subunit CysD, whose product is MTIADTSASPIVDTADDFTTLDALESEAIHIFREVAGEFERPVILFSGGKDSTLLLHVALKAFWPAPLPFSLLHVDTGHNLPEVLEFRDQVVDRYNLRLHVAKVEDYLSDGRLTERPDGVRNPLQTIPLLDAITENRFDAVFGGGRRDEERSRAKERIFSLRNAFGQWDPKRQRPELWNLYNGRHAPGEHVRVFPLSNWTELDVWRYIAREQVMLPPIYYAHQRDVFQRDGMWMTPGPWGGPRDGEELQRLSVRYRTVGDGSTTGAVLSDAADNEAVLAEVAASRLTERGATRGDDRVSEAAMEDRKREGYF
- a CDS encoding sulfate adenylyltransferase subunit 1 produces the protein MKHAPDLLRIATAGSVDDGKSTLVGRLLYDTKSVLADQIDAVTKASVDRGLEGPDLSLLVDGLRAEREQGITIDVAYRYFATPARSFVLADTPGHVQYTRNTVSGASTAQLVILLVDARNGVVAQTRRHAAVMSLLGVPRLVLAVNKIDLVDNPDEVYGQISAEFADLTRSLGWSPEQVISIPVSALHGDNVATRSDNTPYYDGPTLIEHLETVPNVTDIKDVGLRFPVQYVIRPRTPEFPDYRGYAGQIAAGRVSVGDEVVILPAGTRSTVRQIDTADGQLATAHTGRSVTLLLDDDVDISRGDVIAAAGDAPEPLQQFGATVCWLAEKPLRPGARLLLKHGTRTTQAIVGGIEVLFDEQHLSLIDAPDTVELNQIGRIAIQTAEPIAADDYQVNRESGSFLLIDPQGGNTLGAGLVGDALAHLHLTETPELV